The following coding sequences lie in one Populus nigra chromosome 15, ddPopNigr1.1, whole genome shotgun sequence genomic window:
- the LOC133674226 gene encoding uncharacterized protein LOC133674226 isoform X4 → MEEKSFLDRMLGHLRGTCKYYTGYPKDLGPSRVIHFTSEREFVQLLHQGYPVVVAFTIRGNYTKHLDRVLEEAAAEFYPHVKVLRVECPKYPGFCITRQRKEYPFIEIFHSPEQAANQGRVADPNITKYSVKVLPFNYDQSAYGFREFFKRHGIRSSPDPK, encoded by the exons ATGGAGGAGAAATCATTTTTGGATAGAATGCTTGGTCATCTACGAGGAACATGCAA GTACTATACTGGGTATCCTAAAGATCTTGGGCCATCACGGGTTATTCACTTTACGTCAGAGCGTGAGTTTGTCCAACTTCTTCACCAAGGCTACCCGGTGGTTGTTGCTTTTACCATCAG AGGCAATTACACCAAACACCTAGACCGTGTTCTTGAGGAAGCTGCTGCTGAGTTTTATCCACATGTAAAAGTTTTGCGT GTTGAATGTCCAAAATATCCTGGTTTTTGTATAACACGGCAGAGGAAGGAATATCCATTCATTGAAATATTTCATAGCCCAGAACAA GCAGCTAACCAGGGAAGGGTTGCTGATCCAAACATCACAAAATACTCTGTTAAGGTTCTACCT TTCAACTATGACCAGAGTGCATATGGATTCAGAGAATTTTTCAAGCGCCATGGCATACGATCGTCACCAGATCCAAAGTAA
- the LOC133674226 gene encoding uncharacterized protein LOC133674226 isoform X3 — MEEKSFLDRMLGHLRGTCKYYTGYPKDLGPSRVIHFTSEREFVQLLHQGYPVVVAFTIRGNYTKHLDRVLEEAAAEFYPHVKVLRVECPKYPGFCITRQRKEYPFIEIFHSPEQAANQGRVADPNITKYSVKVLPPTAQLATKTNKQLDSTMTRVHMDSENFSSAMAYDRHQIQSKKTVRKVLGM, encoded by the exons ATGGAGGAGAAATCATTTTTGGATAGAATGCTTGGTCATCTACGAGGAACATGCAA GTACTATACTGGGTATCCTAAAGATCTTGGGCCATCACGGGTTATTCACTTTACGTCAGAGCGTGAGTTTGTCCAACTTCTTCACCAAGGCTACCCGGTGGTTGTTGCTTTTACCATCAG AGGCAATTACACCAAACACCTAGACCGTGTTCTTGAGGAAGCTGCTGCTGAGTTTTATCCACATGTAAAAGTTTTGCGT GTTGAATGTCCAAAATATCCTGGTTTTTGTATAACACGGCAGAGGAAGGAATATCCATTCATTGAAATATTTCATAGCCCAGAACAA GCAGCTAACCAGGGAAGGGTTGCTGATCCAAACATCACAAAATACTCTGTTAAGGTTCTACCT CCAACTGCGCAGTTGGCCACAAAGACAAACAAGCAGCTAGA TTCAACTATGACCAGAGTGCATATGGATTCAGAGAATTTTTCAAGCGCCATGGCATACGATCGTCACCAGATCCAAAGTAAAAAGACTGTCAGAAAAGTACTTGGTATGTAA
- the LOC133674293 gene encoding subtilisin-like protease SBT2.5, producing the protein MRMVEFWCAILVLFALLINGKAEVYIVTMVGEPVISYTGGIPGFEATAVESDETLDATSQLVTSYAQHLEQKHDILLDSLFDRGTYKKLYSYKHLINGFAVHISPDQAETLRRTSDVKSVERDWKVRRLTTHTPQFLGLPTGVWPTGGGFDRAGEDIIIGFVDSGIFPRHPSFGSHNADPYGPLPKYRGKCEVDPDTKREFCNGKIIGAQHFAEAAIAAGAFNPSIDFASPMDGDGHGSHTAAIAAGNNGIPVRIHGHEFGKASGMAPRARIAVYKALYRLFGGFIADVVAAIDQAVHDGVDILNLSVGPNSPPATTTTTYLNPFDATLLGAVKAGVFVVQAAGNGGPFPKTLVSYSPWITSVAAAIDDRRYKNHLFLGNGKILTGIGLSPCTHPNQTYTLVAANDVLLDSSVMKYSPSDCQRPEVLNKNLVEGNILLCGYSFNFVVGTASIKKVSETAKSLGAIGFVLAVENVSPGTKFDPVPVGIPGILITDVTKSMDLIDYYNTSTPRDWTGRVKSFNGTGSIGNGLEPILHKSAPQVALFSARGPNIKDFRFQDADLLKPDILAPGSLIWAAWSPNGTDEPNYVGEGFAMMSGTSMAAPHIAGIAALVKQKHPHWSPAAIKSALMTTSTNLDRAGRPLQAQQYSETEAMKLVTATPFDYGSGHVNPRAALDPGLIFDAGYEDYLGFLCTTPGIDVHEIRNYTNTPCNYSMGHPSNLNTPSITVSHLVKTQTVTRRVTNVAEEETYVITARMQPAVAIEANPPAMTLRPGASRKFTVSLTVRSVTGTYSFGEILMKGSRGHKVRIPVVAMGYWR; encoded by the exons ATGAGGATGGTGGAGTTTTGGTGTGCAATTCTTGTCTTATTTGCTTTGTTGATAAATGGGAAAGCAGAGGTTTATATTGTGACTATGGTGGGAGAGCCTGTCATAAGTTATACAGGAGGCATACCTGGTTTTGAAGCCACTGCCGTGGAATCTGACGAGACGCTTGACGCCACCAG TCAATTGGTCACGTCCTATGCCCAGCACCTTGAACAGAAACATGATATACTTCTTGATTCACTGTTTGACCGTGGGACCTACAAGAAACTCTACAGCTATAAACATCTTATAAATGGCTTTGCAGTTCATATTTCCCCAGATCAG GCAGAAACCCTGAGGCGTACCAGTGATGTGAAATCTGTGGAGAGAGATTGGAAGGTGAGGAGACTTACAACGCACACCCCACAGTTTCTGGGGCTTCCAACTGGGGTTTGGCCAACAGGGGGTGGCTTTGATAGGGCTGGAGAAGACATTATAATAGGATTCGTAGACTCAGGAATTTTTCCACGCCATCCAAGCTTTGGATCTCACAATGCAGACCCATATGGGCCTCTTCCAAAATACAGAGGAAAATGTGAAGTTGATCCTGATACCAAGAGAGAATTCTGTAACGGAAAGATCATTGGGGCCCAGCATTTTGCTGAAGCTGCAATTGCTGCTGGGGCATTCAATCCTTCCATTGATTTTGCTTCTCCCATGGATGGAGATGGGCATGGAAG TCACACAGCAGCTATTGCAGCTGGAAATAATGGTATTCCGGTGAGAATTCACGGCCATGAATTTGGGAAAGCAAGTGGGATGGCTCCCCGTGCTAG GATTGCTGTATACAAGGCACTCTATAGGCTTTTTGGAGGCTTCATTGCAGATGTGGTAGCTGCTATTGATCAG GCTGTTCATGATGGAGTGGATATACTCAACCTCTCAGTGGGTCCAAATAGTCCTCCAGCGACCACGACGACAACATATTTGAACCCTTTTGATGCTACACTTCTTGGAGCTGTGAAAGCAGGTGTATTTGTTGTACAGGCAGCTGGAAATGGTGGTCCTTTTCCAAAAACTCTGGTTTCATATAGCCCTTGGATAACATCTGTGGCTGCTGCAATTGATGACCGGAGATACAAGAACCATCTGTTCCTGGGAAATGGCAAAATTTTAACTGGAATCGGTTTGTCAC CTTGTACACATCCTAATCAAACATATACCTTGGTTGCTGCAAATGATGTACTGCTTGATTCTTCAGTGATGAAGTACAGTCCTTCAGACTGCCAAAGACCAGAAGTGTTGAACAAGAACTTGGTGGAGGGGAACATTCTTCTTTGTGGTTATTCCTTTAATTTTGTCGTTGGTACCGCATCTATCAAGAAAGTCTCAGAAACAGCCAAGAGTCTTGGTGCAATTGGATTTGTTCTTGCTGTggaaaatgtttctcctggaaCGAAGTTTGATCCTGTCCCTGTTGGTATTCCTGGGATTCTAATCACAGATGTGACAAAATCGATG GATCTTATAGACTATTACAACACCTCTACACCAAGAGATTGGACTGGACGAGTGAAGAGTTTCAATGGTACAGGAAGTATTGGGAATGGCTTGGAGCCTATTCTCCATAAATCAGCACCACAAGTAGCATTATTCTCTGCTCGAGGGCCCAACATAAAAGATTTCAGATTCCAAGATGCTGATCTTCTCAAACCAGATATCCTGGCTCCTGGATCTCTCATATGGGCTGCCTGGTCTCCTAATGGAACAGATGAGCCAAATTATGTTG GAGAAGGATTTGCCATGATGTCCGGAACTAGCATGGCAGCGCCACATATAGCAGGGATAGCTGCTCTTGTAAAGCAGAAGCACCCTCATTGGAGTCCTGCTGCCATCAAATCAGCCTTAATGACAACATCAACAAATCTGGACAGAGCAGGAAGGCCCCTTCAAGCACAGCAATATTCTGAAACTGAAGCCATGAAGCTGGTCACGGCGACACCCTTTGATTATGGGAGTGGTCATGTTAACCCAAGGGCTGCTCTGGACCCCGGACTCATATTTGATGCAG GTTATGAGGATTACTTGGGTTTCTTGTGCACAACTCCTGGCATCGATGTCCATGAGATACGTAACTACACAAACACACCATGCAACTACAGTATGGGTCATCCATCGAATCTCAACACCCCATCAATCACTGTTTCCCATCTAGTGAAAACGCAAACAGTGACTCGCAGAGTCACAAATGTTGCGGAGGAAGAAACCTATGTGATCACAGCCAGAATGCAACCAGCCGTTGCCATTGAAGCTAATCCCCCAGCCATGACCCTGAGACCCGGCGCATCAAGGAAGTTCACAGTGAGTCTCACTGTTCGATCAGTAACTGGAACATACAGTTTCGGAGAAATTTTGATGAAAGGCAGCAGGGGTCACAAAGTAAGGATCCCAGTAGTAGCAATGGGATATTGGCGATAG
- the LOC133674226 gene encoding uncharacterized protein LOC133674226 isoform X1 codes for MEEKSFLDRMLGHLRGTCKYYTGYPKDLGPSRVIHFTSEREFVQLLHQGYPVVVAFTIRGNYTKHLDRVLEEAAAEFYPHVKVLRVECPKYPGFCITRQRKEYPFIEIFHSPEQVSLGKLVLSACSIDIAIQSCLTIIMVLLVQAANQGRVADPNITKYSVKVLPPTAQLATKTNKQLDSTMTRVHMDSENFSSAMAYDRHQIQSKKTVRKVLGM; via the exons ATGGAGGAGAAATCATTTTTGGATAGAATGCTTGGTCATCTACGAGGAACATGCAA GTACTATACTGGGTATCCTAAAGATCTTGGGCCATCACGGGTTATTCACTTTACGTCAGAGCGTGAGTTTGTCCAACTTCTTCACCAAGGCTACCCGGTGGTTGTTGCTTTTACCATCAG AGGCAATTACACCAAACACCTAGACCGTGTTCTTGAGGAAGCTGCTGCTGAGTTTTATCCACATGTAAAAGTTTTGCGT GTTGAATGTCCAAAATATCCTGGTTTTTGTATAACACGGCAGAGGAAGGAATATCCATTCATTGAAATATTTCATAGCCCAGAACAA GTGTCACTTGGGAAATTGGTACTATCAGCATGCTCTATTGACATTGCTATTCAGAGCTGCTTAACAATTATAATGGTTCTCCTGGTGCAGGCAGCTAACCAGGGAAGGGTTGCTGATCCAAACATCACAAAATACTCTGTTAAGGTTCTACCT CCAACTGCGCAGTTGGCCACAAAGACAAACAAGCAGCTAGA TTCAACTATGACCAGAGTGCATATGGATTCAGAGAATTTTTCAAGCGCCATGGCATACGATCGTCACCAGATCCAAAGTAAAAAGACTGTCAGAAAAGTACTTGGTATGTAA
- the LOC133674226 gene encoding uncharacterized protein LOC133674226 isoform X2, with protein MEEKSFLDRMLGHLRGTCKYYTGYPKDLGPSRVIHFTSEREFVQLLHQGYPVVVAFTIRGNYTKHLDRVLEEAAAEFYPHVKVLRVECPKYPGFCITRQRKEYPFIEIFHSPEQVSLGKLVLSACSIDIAIQSCLTIIMVLLVQAANQGRVADPNITKYSVKVLPFNYDQSAYGFREFFKRHGIRSSPDPK; from the exons ATGGAGGAGAAATCATTTTTGGATAGAATGCTTGGTCATCTACGAGGAACATGCAA GTACTATACTGGGTATCCTAAAGATCTTGGGCCATCACGGGTTATTCACTTTACGTCAGAGCGTGAGTTTGTCCAACTTCTTCACCAAGGCTACCCGGTGGTTGTTGCTTTTACCATCAG AGGCAATTACACCAAACACCTAGACCGTGTTCTTGAGGAAGCTGCTGCTGAGTTTTATCCACATGTAAAAGTTTTGCGT GTTGAATGTCCAAAATATCCTGGTTTTTGTATAACACGGCAGAGGAAGGAATATCCATTCATTGAAATATTTCATAGCCCAGAACAA GTGTCACTTGGGAAATTGGTACTATCAGCATGCTCTATTGACATTGCTATTCAGAGCTGCTTAACAATTATAATGGTTCTCCTGGTGCAGGCAGCTAACCAGGGAAGGGTTGCTGATCCAAACATCACAAAATACTCTGTTAAGGTTCTACCT TTCAACTATGACCAGAGTGCATATGGATTCAGAGAATTTTTCAAGCGCCATGGCATACGATCGTCACCAGATCCAAAGTAA